In Rhododendron vialii isolate Sample 1 chromosome 9a, ASM3025357v1, the following are encoded in one genomic region:
- the LOC131299534 gene encoding F-box/kelch-repeat protein At3g06240-like, protein MELGLPNLPSEIVFYILSRLPVKSLCRFKSVSKSWLAQITDPQFVKSHFNQSMKHNSNHKLIIAPEWGHSTDESFYSIDYQAPDHPIAELEMPCKSGVEICGSLNGVILLDIDDESGVKICGSLNGVILLDIDDELCLWNPSVRIYQTFSQPKCPDDRSDIIYGLGYDSVIGDDFKVVAAFSPVSEDTSVVHVFSAKLRSWKRIGVFPYCIYLYGLGCVLNGAPHWFVSGITDMYLHIVCFDVTEEVFKEVPKPIDEIEEDRFILGVLGGEFFFRHLELLCFMKGGEVIMKWDLEKLVIYNLKQNTYKRIGIPYDCKQFDVTVYVKSLVSPHGCNDPRSLCINTLLLVHSRCLYACDHLVQQLQIGLPSCPFGNSTGRISSRHQVASELFITDMRSESLISFSLQSMEEPRYYNGRALNNVIDPLAY, encoded by the exons atgGAACTGGGTTTGCCCAATCTTCCCTCTGAGATCGTCTTCTACATACTCTCCAGGCTACCCGTCAAGTCTCTTTGCCGCTTCAAATCGGTTTCCAAGTCATGGCTCGCTCAAATCACCGACCCCCAATTCGTCAAATCACACTTTAATCAATCCATGAAACACAACTCAAACCACAAGCTAATCATCGCTCCTGAGTGGGGTCACAGTACTGATGAATCTTTCTATTCCATAGACTACCAAGCACCCGATCACCCCATCGCGGAGCTCGAGATGCCCTGTAAGTCTGGTGTTGAAATTTGTGGCTCTTTGAATGGAGTCATACTCTTAGATATTGATGATGAGTCTGGTGTCAAAATTTGTGGCTCATTGAATGGAGTCATACTCTTAGATATTGATGATGAACTATGTCTATGGAACCCATCAGTTAGAATATACCAGACGTTTTCACAACCTAAGTGCCCGGATGACCGCAGTGATATAATCTACGGGCTTGGTTATGACTCTGTTATTGGTGATGATTTCAAGGTTGTTGCGGCTTTTTCCCCTGTAAGTGAGGACACTAGTGTTGTTCATGTGTTTAGTGCTAAACTAAGATCGTGGAAGAGAATTGGAGTCTTCCCTTACTGTATTTATCTGTATGGGCTGGGGTGTGTTCTCAATGGGGCACCGCATTGGTTTGTGTCTGGCATCACCGATATGTATCTCCatattgtttgttttgatgttaCAGAGGAGGTATTCAAGGAGGTGCCCAAGCCTATTGATGAAATTGAGGAGGATCGTTTTATTTTGGGGGTTTTGG GGGGAGAGTTCTTTTTCCGACACTTAGAGCTGTTGTGCTTCATGAAGGGTGGAGAGGTCATAATGAAGTGGGATTTGGAGAAGTTAGTGATCTACAACCTGAAACAAAATACATACAAGAGGATTGGGATCCCTTACGATTGCAAGCAGTTTGATGTTACTGTATATGTGAAGAGTCTTGTTTCACCTCATGGCTGCAACGACCCAAGAAG CTTGTGTATAAATACTCTTCTATTGGTGCATTCACGTTGTCTATATGCTTGTGATCACTTAGTCCAACAACTTCAAATCGG CCTTCCGAGCTGTCCGTTCGGCAATTCAACAggtcggatctcatctcggcaccAAGTAGCTTCTGAGCTGTTCATTACCGATATGAGATCCGAGtcgttaatttctttttcactGCAGTCTATGGAAGAGCCTCGTTACTACAATGGCAGAGCCTTAAACAACGTCATTGACCCATTGGCATATTGA
- the LOC131299969 gene encoding ABC transporter A family member 12-like encodes MEEAEHLCDSVGIFVDGSLQSIGNAKQLKARYGGSYVFTITTSSDNEQEVERLVCGLSVSANKTYHISGAQKFELPKNEVRIADVFEVVEAAKSKFTVQAWGLVDTTLEDVFIKVARAAEAFNVI; translated from the exons ATGGAAGAAGCTGAGCATCTCTGTGACAGTGTAGGAATATTTGTGGATGGCAGCTTGCAAAGCATAGGAAATGCAAAACAG TTAAAGGCCCGATATGGAGGATCTTATGTGTTCACAATCACGACATCATCGGACAATGAGCAAGAAGTGGAGAGGTTGGTTTGTGGTCTCTCCGTGAGTGCTAACAAGACGTACCACATATCTGGAGCCCAAAAGTTTGAGCTTCCGAAAAACGAGGTCAGAATAGCAGATGTGTTTGAAGTAGTTGAGGCTGCAAAGAGCAAATTTACTGTTCAAGCGTGGGGTCTAGTTGATACTACCTTGGAGGATGTCTTTATCAAGGTCGCACGTGCGGCAGAGGCCTTCAACGTCATATGA
- the LOC131299533 gene encoding F-box protein CPR1-like, whose product MEQWGLPDLPHEVVYNILSRLPVKSLCRFKSISKPWLTLITDPHFVKSYLHQSMKSNTNHKLIVAPHYNWAQSSSQSSYSMDYQAPDPTLAELEMPWKSGVVEICGSFNGVLLLDIAYALGYDSINDDFKVVGFVTRTAARDVLSMPPFISDGPCTVHVFSSKLSSWKSIGDFDYPCCLCGPGSVLNGAPHWFAHGITDTGECCFRIVCFDVMEEKFKDVPTPIYEVESNLFKVGVLDGCLCAVDIRRPKSHFDVWMMKEYGVKESWTKLFVVPNVPGVLFYKYCALLCFTKDGGVVLRLELEASRPIKRKKSEESLKLAIYNPKQKTKRIRMPQDWMGFDVALYVESLVSPPRCNSTRRHC is encoded by the exons ATGGAACAATGGGGTTTGCCTGATCTTCCACATGAGGTCGTCTACAACATACTCTCAAGACTACCTGTCAAGTCTCTGTGCCGTTTCAAGTCGATTTCCAAGCCATGGCTCACTCTGATCACCGACCCCCACTTCGTCAAATCTTACCTCCATCAATCCATGAAAAGCAACACGAACCATAAGCTAATCGTCGCTCCTCATTATAACTGGGCTCAGAGTAGTTCTCAATCTTCCTATTCCATGGACTACCAAGCACCCGATCCCACCCTAGCCGAGCTCGAAATGCCCTGGAAGTCTGGTGTTGTTGAAATTTGTGGCTCTTTCAATGGAGTCTTACTCTTAGATATCG CGTATGCGCTTGGTTATGACTCTATTAACGATGATTTCAAGGTTGTTGGGTTTGTTACCCGTACTGCTGCAAGAGATGTTCTTAGCATGCCACCCTTTATAAGTGATGGCCCTTGCACTGTTCATGTGTTTAGTTCTAAACTAAGCTCATGGAAGAGCATTGGAGACTTTGATTACCCTTGTTGTCTTTGTGGGCCGGGGAGTGTTCTAAATGGGGCACCACATTGGTTTGCGCATGGCATCACCGATACCGGTGAGTGTTGTTTCCGTATTGTTTGTTTCGATGTTATGGAAGAGAAATTCAAGGATGTGCCCACGCCTATATATGAAGTTGAGAGTAATTTATTTAAAGTAGGTGTTTTGGATGGATGCCTCTGTGCGGTTGACATCCGTCGCCCCAAAAGTCATTTTGATGTCTGGATGATGAAGGAATATGGCGTGAAAGAATCTTGGACCAAGTTGTTTGTTGTACCAAATGTGCCAGGAGTGTTGTTTTACAAATACTGTGCGCTGCTGTGTTTCACAAAGGATGGAGGGGTTGTATTGAGGTTGGAGTTAGAGGCGTCAAGGCCGATCAAAAGAAAGAAGTCAGAGGAGTCTTTGAAGCTAGCGATCtacaatccaaaacaaaaaaccaagagGATCAGGATGCCTCAGGATTGGATGGGGTTTGATGTTGCTTTATATGTGGAGAGTCTTGTTTCACCTCCTCGTTGCAACAGCACTAGAAGGCACTGCTAA
- the LOC131299532 gene encoding F-box protein CPR1-like: MYQKISPPKFTRSSIKYALGYDSINDDFKVVAAVHPKRDVHSTVHVFSSKLSSWKSIEDFGYSCRLFGRGSVLNGPPHWFAHGSTDIELRYFRIACFDVMEEKFKEVPTPIYEVESHLFKVGVLDGCLCTVDSRLESLNVWVMKEYGVKESWTKLFVVSNVPPNVPGESFINYCTLLCFTKDGEFVLMLRSGTSAKFAIYNPKRKTYKRIEKPQNWKGHEIDIYVESLVSPLG; encoded by the coding sequence ATGTATCAGAAAATTTCACCACCTAAGTTTACCCGTAGTTCGATAAAGTATGCGCTTGGTTATGACTCTATTAACGATGATTTCAAGGTTGTTGCGGCTGTTCACCCTAAACGTGATGTCCATAGTACTGTTCATGTGTTCAGTTCTAAACTAAGCTCATGGAAGAGCATTGAAGACTTTGGTTATTCTTGTCGTCTTTTTGGGCGAGGGAGTGTTTTGAATGGGCCACCGCATTGGTTTGCGCATGGAAGCACCGATATCGAACTGCGTTATTTCCGTATTGCTTGTTTTGATGTTATGGAAGAGAAATTCAAGGAGGTGCCCACGCCTATATATGAAGTTGAGAGTCATTTATTTAAAGTAGGTGTTTTGGATGGATGCCTCTGTACGGTTGACAGCCGTCTCGAGAGTTTAAATGTTTGGGTGATGAAGGAATACGGTGTGAAAGAATCTTGGACCAAATTGTTTGTTGTATCAAATGTGCCACCAAATGTGCCAGGAGAGTCGTTTATCAATTACTGTACGCTGCTGTGTTTCACAAAGGATGGAGAGTTTGTATTGATGTTGAGGTCAGGGACGTCAGCGAAGTTCGCGATCTACAATCCAAAGCGAAAAACTTACAAGAGGATTGAGAAGCCTCAGAATTGGAAGGGGCATGAAATTGATATTTATGTGGAGAGTCTTGTTTCACCTCTGGGCTGA